In Miscanthus floridulus cultivar M001 chromosome 8, ASM1932011v1, whole genome shotgun sequence, the sequence GCCGGATCTACGACATTGTCAACGTGCTCGAGAGCGTTGGGGTtagttctttctttcttcttctgcCTTTCCGGGACACAATTCTTGATTTCTTGTGCGGTCTGTTCGGGATATGAAGTATGATTCTAGTTCTGATTCAATTCCCCTTGTGAGAAGATTCTTGTGAGGAAAGCCAAGAATCGCTACACCTGGATAGGTTTCGGCGGAGTACCAATGGCCTTGCGAGAACTCAAGGTCTGCGTCTAGTCCCCTGCGTGACATTTCGATCAAGAACTGTAGATCTCATCCATCTAACCCGTCATTTCTCTCGTCTTCTCAGGAAAGGGCGTTAAGAGAGAAGTCTGGCTTGGCTCCTCTGCAAAACGAGCAGCAATCTGCTGGCATTGTACGACTTCTTATCTTTCCCTTCCATTTGAACCGATGTATCTGATTCTGGTCCACAACAATTTGTACTGCCTTCGTCCTAAAAAAAGATGCAGTTCTAGGTCTGCCTCTAGTCAAACTATCCAAAATTTGACCAAAGATAGGTATACTATGACACAagataggtatactatgaaacaCGTTCTATGATTGAATCTAACGACACTTATTTGTTGTCATAAATATTGATGTTTTTTGTATAcatttggtcaaatttaaaatGGTTTGACTTGGTAATATACTAGAGTTGCGTTCTTTTTTGGACATGGGGATTAGTTCCTACTGAAgtgtttcttctcctttgttcttTTGCGAAGATTTCTGATGACGAAGATGATGATACATTGGGCAATCCTGGTGCTGATATCGAGAACGAGAAACTGAGTCAGACTGTGGACAATCCTTCTGACAAACCTGGTGCACCCCGTTGCCGCCTTCGATCTGGTACATTGCTATTTGCTTCATTTTGATTTAGCATGTGTGTGCTGTTCCATTTTGTCTGTCAGGCTCAGAATTTTGGTTGTTACATTTTCAGATCATAGGAAAGAAAAGTCACTTGGGTTGCTTACACAGAATTTCGTGAAGCTCTTCCTCACCATGGAGGTGAGAAATTCTTGAACTCTGTATTTCTGCCTGAAGATTCATGCATGACCAGTCCATTGATATGAAATCTATACCTGGAGCAGGTTGACACGATCTCACTTGATGAAGCTGCAAAGCTGCTCCTTGGAGAAGGCCACGAGGAGACCAATATGAGAAGTCAGTACTTTCATTTTGTCTTTCTCTAAACGTGCAGCAGTAGCACTATCAGGACTAATAAAACTTAATTTAATCTTGATATTTAATTGGTAATGCAGCTAAAGTTCGGAGGTTATATGACATTGCCAATGTCTTGTCTTCACTGAATCTTATTGAGAAGGTAGGCTTTTGATGCTTGCTGACGATTAAGTTGCAATCTGGTAGTAGCATGTTTCTTAACATACATTCTTGAACTGTGGATTCCAGATACAGCAAGGGGACTCGAGAAAGCCTGCGTTTCGTTGGTTGGGTAGGGCCACAACGCCGAACACTGAAAATGGTGTCACAGTTGCTGTACCCCCACCAGGGAAGACCACATCGAACAAAAGAGCATTTGGAACTGAACTCACTAACATTGACATACATAGAAGTAATCTAGATTCAAAAATTCAGAAGAAAGCAAAACTGGCACAGAGTGGTGGTGATGTCTTGACAAATTGCAAATTAGCTGCGCGGAGTCAGCTTGGGCAGGTTGAACAAAATGGCTTTGTTTATGGTCCTTTCCACCCTGCTGGTGCAAGGAAACATGAACTTGATGGCGGCAATAAACCTGGGCAAAGGGAGAGGGCTCAGGACTGGGAGAGCCTTTCTGCTTCATTTCGACCACAGTACCAGAACCAAGGTGGGTTCAATACTTTAATCCTGTTTTGTTTCTTAGGACAATGCTAGAATTTTTCTTGTATAGTGTGTCTCTCTAGCTGTAGTTTTATATAATAGGCTTAAGCTAATAGTGGCATCTGATGGTCTTCAGATGGAATCTCTCTGCCCATCCTGTTTCTTCATGTTAGCTTTGGCAGCCCCTGTTGCAACCAGTCAGCTAGAAAGTCTGAAAATGAAATATGACCTCAGGAACACTGCAACACATCTCTAGTGTAACATCATGATCTTCTATTTGTTAGAAGCTAATATGAGATTTGTTGA encodes:
- the LOC136474735 gene encoding E2F transcription factor-like E2FE, which gives rise to MAASPSSVAEVAVAAAAAAAMASALPQQQQQQQQARPRPRPMHAGGGGGGANGRHHAYSRKDKSLGLLCSNFVVLYNRDDVEFIGLDEAAKCLGVERRRIYDIVNVLESVGILVRKAKNRYTWIGFGGVPMALRELKERALREKSGLAPLQNEQQSAGIISDDEDDDTLGNPGADIENEKLSQTVDNPSDKPGAPRCRLRSDHRKEKSLGLLTQNFVKLFLTMEVDTISLDEAAKLLLGEGHEETNMRTKVRRLYDIANVLSSLNLIEKIQQGDSRKPAFRWLGRATTPNTENGVTVAVPPPGKTTSNKRAFGTELTNIDIHRSNLDSKIQKKAKLAQSGGDVLTNCKLAARSQLGQVEQNGFVYGPFHPAGARKHELDGGNKPGQRERAQDWESLSASFRPQYQNQALGDLFAHYVEAWKTWYSEFAQGSNIMQQHFGHSVNHFL